A genomic region of Candidatus Eisenbacteria bacterium contains the following coding sequences:
- a CDS encoding amino acid ABC transporter substrate-binding protein: MKACAFRGPPPSKPIPSWSLRRAAAAAALALLLFATADPAGAGTVDRVRDLGKLRIGYRTDARPFSYLDESGQIAGYSVALCQRIVDGLKADLGLDRIAIQPVRLTSEDRFDAVKDGRLDLLCGASTATLERRKSVDFSIPIFPSGIGALVRENCPDRLKAALEGREPPSQPLWRAWLGQGLEKRVLSAQSGTTAETWLAQNHEELKLNAEIVPVKTYQEGVARVVAGTTDALFGDRSILLNAAAGSQAAGDLVVLDRQYTYEPIALALARDDDDFRLVVDRTLSRLYRSGEIKAIYRVYFGDPDADTLAFFGFVALPE, encoded by the coding sequence GTGAAAGCCTGCGCGTTCCGAGGGCCACCCCCCTCGAAGCCGATTCCGAGCTGGTCGCTGCGTCGCGCCGCCGCGGCGGCCGCGCTGGCGCTCCTGCTCTTCGCGACCGCCGATCCGGCAGGAGCGGGCACCGTCGATCGCGTGCGCGATCTGGGCAAGCTGCGCATCGGCTATCGGACCGACGCGCGACCGTTCTCGTACCTCGACGAGTCGGGGCAGATCGCCGGCTACTCCGTGGCCCTCTGCCAGCGGATCGTCGACGGGCTCAAGGCGGACCTCGGTCTCGACCGGATCGCGATCCAGCCGGTGAGGCTCACGAGCGAGGACCGGTTCGACGCGGTGAAGGACGGGCGGCTCGACCTCCTCTGCGGCGCCTCCACGGCCACGCTCGAGCGCAGGAAGAGCGTCGACTTCTCCATCCCGATCTTCCCGAGCGGCATCGGCGCCCTCGTCCGAGAAAATTGCCCCGATCGCCTGAAGGCGGCGCTCGAGGGGCGGGAGCCGCCCTCCCAGCCACTGTGGCGTGCCTGGCTGGGTCAGGGGCTCGAGAAGCGGGTGCTGTCGGCCCAGTCCGGGACGACCGCGGAGACGTGGCTGGCGCAGAACCACGAGGAGCTCAAGCTGAACGCAGAGATCGTCCCGGTGAAGACGTACCAGGAGGGCGTCGCCCGGGTCGTGGCCGGCACCACGGACGCCCTGTTCGGCGACCGCTCGATCCTGCTGAACGCGGCGGCGGGCAGCCAGGCGGCCGGCGACCTCGTGGTCCTCGATCGCCAGTACACCTACGAGCCCATTGCTCTCGCCCTCGCCCGCGACGACGACGACTTCCGCCTCGTCGTCGATCGCACGCTCAGCCGGCTGTACCGCTCGGGCGAGATCAAGGCGATCTATAGGGTCTACTTCGGGGACCCCGATGCGGACACCCTGGCCTTCTTCGGCTTCGTCGCCCTACCGGAGTGA
- the ppk2 gene encoding polyphosphate kinase 2 — protein MRKKNEDDGTLKRKQYERKLRKLHVELVRLQEWVKHKGLKICLVFEGRDGAGKGGVIKAITERVSPRVFRVVALPAPTDREKSQMYVQRYLPHFPAAGEIVIFDRSWYNRAGVERVMGFCTKKQVDGFLKVAPLFERFMVQSGIVLLKYWLEVSQDEQTRRLEDRIDDGRKIWKLSPMDVKSYTRWDDYTRARDDMFRATDTRWAPWYVAHSDDKRRARLNVISHILKQVPYKSPPREKVKLPKRKTGKVPKRPYSFKVVPDVS, from the coding sequence ATGCGCAAGAAGAACGAAGACGACGGCACGCTCAAGCGCAAGCAGTACGAGCGCAAGCTCCGCAAGCTCCACGTCGAGCTCGTGCGACTCCAGGAGTGGGTGAAGCACAAGGGGCTCAAGATCTGCCTCGTGTTCGAGGGACGCGACGGTGCCGGCAAGGGTGGCGTCATCAAGGCGATCACCGAGCGCGTGAGCCCGCGCGTGTTCCGCGTCGTCGCGCTGCCGGCACCGACCGACCGAGAGAAGTCCCAGATGTACGTGCAGCGCTACCTGCCGCACTTTCCCGCCGCGGGCGAGATCGTGATCTTCGACCGGAGCTGGTACAACCGCGCCGGCGTGGAGCGCGTGATGGGCTTCTGCACCAAGAAGCAGGTCGATGGGTTCCTCAAGGTCGCGCCACTGTTCGAGCGGTTTATGGTGCAATCCGGCATCGTCCTCCTCAAGTACTGGCTCGAGGTGTCGCAGGACGAGCAGACGCGCCGGCTCGAGGATCGCATCGACGACGGCCGCAAGATCTGGAAGCTCTCGCCGATGGACGTCAAGTCGTACACCCGGTGGGACGACTATACGCGCGCACGCGACGACATGTTCCGCGCCACCGACACCAGGTGGGCGCCGTGGTACGTTGCCCACTCGGACGACAAGCGACGCGCGCGCCTCAACGTCATCTCGCACATCCTGAAGCAGGTCCCGTACAAATCGCCGCCGCGGGAGAAGGTGAAGCTGCCGAAGCGGAAGACGGGCAAGGTTCCGAAGCGACCCTACTCGTTCAAAGTCGTGCCCGACGTGTCCTGA